The window GGTGGGGGAAGGGGGGTAAGAAAGTTTCTAATACCTGCTGTGTGGCTTGAGCCCTAGATAAGGTCTTGAGCTGGCCGTTTTCCATGTTTGAGAGCAGCTGCATTACAGTTTTCAGCTGCGGAACACTGCAATCATTAACTTTGACATGAGAACAGTTGAAAATTGAGTGATCAAAGACAACTGACTTATGGAAGAACGATTCTTCCATCTTAAAGAGAGCAATTTGCATTGCCAATATGGAAGTATGACTAAACTAACATCAAATAGACTGATATCTGATCTCGTCTTGAATCGCCTCTTCATCATCATTAGCTGATAATCATCTCTTATACAAGGAATTGCACTAAAACTTGCCCTAAAGATGGTTCAAAGTAACTACTATGGTAACAAAGCTCAAAAATGAAAGTGGATTGACAATAGCATGAACAAGATTGATCAAAGTGTTCCTTTTCAAATATTGGATATATCTGTTAAGGAGTTATTATTGGACATATCTGTTAAGGAGTTATCTCAGCCAATGAAGTATGCCACTCTCCGTTTACAATGTAAACAAAAATTTACCGAAATTGCACCATACTAGGAAATATAGAAGATGAAGAACTTGACAGATCAACCTTCACCTTTCCGGTTATGCCAAATATTTGGTGTCAGTCAAACCATATTCCggctaaaggaaagaaaaatgtatTACTCAGAAGCTTGATGTGCAGTCTGTGGTCAATTTCATCTTCTTCCATCTATCCATTAATCTTCATCCTTTAGATTTTTATGAAGCTTACAAGTATGGAAAGACTGTAATCTTTAAATCTAGTTATCCGGTTAAATGATGCCAAAGTATTAGATCCTCAATATCAACACTCAGGTTGTTATTCTACCAGTTCTCAACATACAAACCAAATATAGGAAAACAGAATAATCATGATTATCCGCCAATCACCATAACCTTCAAAAGCTCTTTTAGGTGCTTCAAGTTCTACTTTTAAATCTCAAAAGAACcttaattttctttttctatttttctttgtgaTAGTTAAgaacttgaatttctttttgaAGCTGCAAAAGTTCTACTTTACCCTATTAAACACAAACCTTAATGGTTAAAAATGTGAAAGTCCATGCAAGTTTGGAGTAATTTATTGAAAGAAAGTTGTAAATCACATCTTAATGCCTAACTTGCAAAGATGAGGTTCTATGCAACCCTAACAGACTAGAAGCACTGATTTATATTAAGATCTCATTCTCTTTAGACTTTACACATAATGCAAATCTTTCCTCTTATCCCTTCCTCTCGCGCTACAAAGAGAGCTGTTCAATGTAAACTTTTCCATTGGAGCATTACCTAATTAGCTCCAGACCCTGAAGCTACTTTCTTTTTCTGAAGTAAAGGCCAGGTATACTTTTTAGCGGAAATAAATTTTCTGAGTAGTGATCAGCATACCAATTACAATCAATCCTGGATCATTTAAGCCTTGAAACTGTGTACAAACACCGAGATGCATGTAAAGTCTACTTTGAAAGAAAAAATCTAAAGAACAAGGTAACTTCATCAACCATTAGTTTGTAATGCCGTGAATGGGCGAAAAAGGCTTACCTTTGTAACCCGTTTTCCATATGAGCATCCAATGCTGAAATCACCTGAGGCAACTGCTCCAATACCTGCAACGAGTAAAATTAAAGCAATAGAAGGcttcctccgggttcatcttaattaaAACTCATAAATTATAACAACATGAGGTCCTGCATACCAACTCTGTATTCTTGATTGTAGGTGTCTTAGCAAAAAGAGTCTTTGGTAGCTTCATCAGTTCTGCCTGAACCAACATCGAGAAATCTATCAGCAAGACACGTGGTAGACACTAGGGCCACAATCTATTTAAACATTCTTAACCCAGAACATTCGATCAAAAACTTTAAATGATTTAGAATTATTGAGAATTGTAAAGATTATATAGAACAATATTCTTAGCGGAGTGACATCATACAACTTAGAATGTCTTCAAATGAAAAGAGTGtcatataaattgaaatggaTGGGACAATACAATAGAGGTAAAATATACACTGATACATAGAGCAAAGCTGGAAGTAATTCGacaaaaatccctaattagaAGCTTATTGCCTTGAAGTTCAACTATAATCTTGATTATATATGGAGCTGCATATAGCATTTTTGGGCATATCCGTGAGGACACTTTAGCTATTAGAGGAAAAACCAAATAAATCACTTGCTACAAGAACACAAACAAAcagattaataattaattattagaaaatgacggatttgaaagagagagaaaaaaaaggaagtgCCTGAGATGGGGAGGACTGAAGCATGAGATGGAGGAGATTGGAAGTGGACTGAATAGACTGAATGATTTGATCAGCTACCATCGTTTTAGCTGACCCATCTCTGCTGCTGCTGCCGGTTTTGCCGGTCGACGTCGACGTTGCCATCCCAACTTTTCTTTGTGGGTACGCAGCCTGCACTTTTGTCTGTCCAAATTCCCGCAAAGTAAAATAAATACACCTATAAATACACCTTCACCTTTTGTTTCATAACAGTAAATCACTTTTTAAGTTCTCATATTACCTTACCAGCTTTTGATTTCATTGTACAACTATTTTAACTTATTAATTATCCTAATTAAAAAAGTACTTATTTCTTATTAATATGAACTAGTATCTATTGCACGTAGAATagtaatatttaattaatgagagaaattttatgtataataatacaacaatcatacatgaattaaaaattaaaggtcatcatcaaaacttacacaaatgatcaattttgttagataattatatattatagtttaaaagtatttaatgtgatggtatcttaacgaacagttctttgtggacaatattttttgtgtatgtttcctcctaatgcgttggttgctctgccttaaccaCAACTCTTGTTGCCGATCTTGATATCCCACTTTAAAGTACAACATACaattgttcgtgcaagaaaatatattgcggtaaatatagtctaatttttaggatgtttgtccttatgctttatttattatatttgtaaaacataaacatactaaaaatattttcaaacaaatttaaaaggatattccttagtttcggaagacgaaagttgaattcagggataagaatatactgGGAAGCACATtaaccagtatcataatttttgcatgtatgttgttattgtcaaaacttttatatactatttgtgtgctattacataagtaattcggcgtatctaagtttttcagtagcatgacatgcatatttttcttcaaaattgatctatatacaatggaagatcaattttaacttagtctttTATATATACAATAACACcaacatacgtaagaaataagaaacttgac is drawn from Nicotiana tabacum cultivar K326 chromosome 22, ASM71507v2, whole genome shotgun sequence and contains these coding sequences:
- the LOC107768670 gene encoding tobamovirus multiplication protein 2B; amino-acid sequence: MATSTSTGKTGSSSRDGSAKTMVADQIIQSIQSTSNLLHLMLQSSPSQAELMKLPKTLFAKTPTIKNTELVLEQLPQVISALDAHMENGLQSVPQLKTVMQLLSNMENGQLKTLSRAQATQQETESVNQSPETS